GTCATGACTTCGACCGGGATGTTCACGAGGCCGAAGGTGACCGCTCCCTTCCAGATTGCCGCCATTGCTCAAGATCTCCGTATGTCGAGTAAGGCCCGAGGGGGGGCAAGAGAGGTGCCCCTGTCAAATATGTGACGTGTGGCGGCAAGTTCCGAGTCTACGGCCGAGGGAATCCAAGTATGGAGTGTGGCAGTTTGGAGTGAGCAGTATGCAGTAACTCCTGACTGCCGACTCCGTACCGCCACACTCCAAACTTGGATTCCCTTTCCACCACCTCGGAACCTCCAATAAAGCAAAACGCCCCACGATCCTCGCGGGGCGTTCGTCACCGTCACCGGGTGACTTCGCGCGTGGCGAACATTTTATTCGGCTTTGGTCACGTCCGCGGCCTGCGGTCCCTTTTGGCCCTGCACGATCTCGAACTCGACCTTGTCGCCTTCGGCGAGCGACTTGAACCCGCTGCCCTGGATGGCGCTGAAGTGCACGAACACGTCAGGCCCGCCCTCGCGCGAAATGAAGCCGAACCCTTTCGCGTCGTTGAACCACTTCACAGTACCCGTGATCCGTTCCGCCATTGCTTGCCCCCTTACCTTGCACTTCTCCCCTACCGTACGGGCGGCTTGCGCCGCGGTACCGCCAACCAGGAAAAATCGGGCAATTTTTATGCGCGGTAAGCGGTTACGCGGCTCCGGCGATGTACCGCGCGACCCGACCGCACTCCTTGCAGGTCAGCGTCACATGAGTGGTAGCCGGGGGTGGCTCTTGATCGGGATGGCGCGAGATCGATCCGGAGCAGGAAGGACAGCTCAGCGGCTTGCCGTGCCGGTCGTGAGTAATGAGGCTGAGCGCTTGAGCGGGGTTGTACGTCGCGGGACGAGGCTTACGCATTCAAATCCTCCAATAAGCGACGCTCGTTGGCTACGTAGGGACGGAGCCAAGGTCGCTGCTCGTGTAATCTAACAGCCCCCGGAAGGGCCGGAACCAGATGTTCCTGGGAGCTGTTCCGGGGCGGAGTTCCTGGCAAGGGCTGCTACCCGGACCTGGGGAGCATTGTTCCGTGGGGAAGCTGTTCCTTGGCGGTGGAAGCGGAATCCAAGAAATGAGAAGCCAGAAAACAGAGGCCAGAAGAGAGATAGCCTCTTCTGACAATCTGGCTATCTGGCTTCTGGCCTCTCACCTCTTGGATTCCCTTACAGCATCCCGGGACTATGGACTCCAGGCCTGATTGGACCTGTC
This sequence is a window from Gemmatimonadaceae bacterium. Protein-coding genes within it:
- a CDS encoding cold-shock protein translates to MAERITGTVKWFNDAKGFGFISREGGPDVFVHFSAIQGSGFKSLAEGDKVEFEIVQGQKGPQAADVTKAE